A window of the Terriglobia bacterium genome harbors these coding sequences:
- a CDS encoding ABC transporter ATP-binding protein translates to MIQVEDVHKYYDLGETKVHALRGVSLDIRPGEFVAIMGASGSGKSTFMNLLGCLDKPTSGLYVLEGTDVSQLDKNALAAIRNRKIGFVFQGFNLLARTTALENVELPTLYAKGDKAERLRRATEALSIVGLGDRVGHFPSQLSGGQQQRVAIARALVNQPSILLADEPTGNLDSRTSVEIMQIFQDLNERGLTVVLVTHESDIANYAKRIVVFRDGKIRRDAEVEHRSRAMDVLKTMPLVDDEEAL, encoded by the coding sequence CTGATCCAGGTTGAGGACGTGCACAAGTACTACGACCTGGGCGAGACCAAGGTCCACGCCCTGCGAGGGGTGAGCCTCGACATCCGGCCGGGCGAGTTCGTGGCCATCATGGGCGCGAGCGGCAGCGGCAAGTCCACGTTCATGAATCTGCTGGGCTGCTTGGACAAGCCGACCAGCGGGCTCTACGTGCTTGAAGGCACGGACGTGTCGCAGCTCGACAAGAACGCGTTGGCCGCGATCCGCAACCGGAAGATTGGTTTCGTCTTCCAGGGATTCAATCTGCTGGCGCGCACCACGGCGCTGGAGAATGTGGAACTTCCCACGCTGTACGCGAAGGGGGACAAGGCCGAGCGCTTGCGCCGGGCCACCGAGGCGCTGAGCATCGTCGGGCTGGGCGACCGCGTCGGGCACTTCCCATCGCAGCTCTCCGGCGGACAGCAGCAGCGCGTGGCCATCGCGCGCGCCCTTGTGAACCAGCCGTCGATCTTGCTGGCCGACGAGCCCACCGGGAACCTGGACAGCCGCACGTCGGTGGAGATCATGCAGATCTTCCAGGACCTGAACGAGCGCGGGCTGACCGTTGTGCTGGTGACGCACGAGTCCGACATCGCCAACTACGCCAAGCGGATCGTGGTGTTCCGCGACGGTAAGATCCGGCGCGATGCGGAGGTAGAGCATCGCTCGCGCGCCATGGACGTGCTCAAAACCATGCCGCTGGTGGATGACGAGGAGGCGTTATGA
- a CDS encoding ABC transporter permease gives MNFTSILKIAIRALTRNKMRSALTMLGIIIGVGAVIATVGVGQGARQKVQDQIASMGTNMLYISSGSVNRGGLRIGIGATKTLTNDDVKAIVQQVPAVAAAAPGATASQQIIADNQNWNTRVTGTEPQYFDIRDWPVASGTSFTLDDVTRAADVVVLGQTVQRNLFGSSDPVGQTVRIGNLPFRVVGVLSPKGSSGMGQDQDDGVFIPITTLQKKITGQDWLQFVMVSAVSQPATYAAQTQIAALLRDRHHIRAGQDDDFSIRNLADVAQLADDSSKVMTLLLASIAGVSLIVGGIGIMNIMLVSVTERTREIGIRMAIGATESDVQRQFLTESVVLSIAGGTVGILFGVVASLTVTKVLGWPVLLSMTAVVAAVMFSMAIGVFFGFYPARKAAQLDPIEALRFE, from the coding sequence ATGAATTTCACTTCGATCCTGAAGATCGCGATCCGCGCCCTGACGCGCAACAAGATGCGCTCGGCGCTGACCATGCTGGGCATCATCATCGGCGTCGGCGCGGTGATCGCTACGGTCGGCGTCGGCCAAGGCGCGCGCCAGAAGGTGCAGGACCAGATCGCCTCCATGGGCACGAACATGCTTTACATCAGTTCGGGCAGCGTGAATCGTGGCGGGCTGCGCATCGGCATCGGCGCGACCAAGACGCTCACTAACGACGACGTAAAGGCGATCGTCCAGCAGGTCCCAGCCGTGGCCGCGGCCGCGCCCGGCGCCACTGCCAGCCAGCAGATCATCGCCGACAACCAGAACTGGAATACGCGAGTGACCGGCACCGAACCTCAGTACTTCGATATTCGCGACTGGCCGGTCGCGAGTGGCACGTCGTTCACGCTGGACGATGTGACCCGTGCGGCGGACGTGGTGGTGCTCGGCCAGACCGTGCAGCGGAATCTTTTTGGGTCGAGCGATCCAGTCGGGCAGACCGTCCGCATCGGCAACCTGCCGTTCCGTGTGGTCGGTGTGCTGTCGCCGAAAGGATCTTCCGGCATGGGTCAGGACCAGGACGACGGCGTGTTCATCCCGATCACAACCCTGCAGAAGAAAATCACGGGGCAGGACTGGCTGCAGTTTGTGATGGTATCGGCGGTGTCGCAACCCGCGACATATGCGGCGCAAACCCAGATCGCGGCTTTGCTGCGCGACCGGCACCACATCCGCGCCGGGCAGGACGACGACTTCAGCATCCGCAATCTCGCCGACGTCGCGCAACTGGCGGACGATTCGTCCAAGGTGATGACGCTGCTTCTGGCGTCGATCGCCGGAGTATCGCTGATCGTCGGTGGCATCGGCATCATGAACATCATGCTGGTCTCGGTCACCGAGCGGACGCGCGAGATCGGCATCCGCATGGCCATCGGTGCCACCGAATCCGACGTGCAGCGCCAGTTCCTGACCGAGTCGGTGGTGCTGAGCATCGCCGGCGGGACGGTCGGGATCCTGTTCGGCGTGGTCGCGTCGCTGACCGTCACCAAAGTCCTGGGCTGGCCGGTGCTGCTGTCCATGACGGCGGTGGTGGCCGCGGTGATGTTCTCGATGGCGATCGGCGTGTTCTTCGGGTTCTATCCGGCGCGGAAAGCGGCGCAACTCGATCCTATCGAAGCGCTGCGCTTCGAGTGA